A single genomic interval of Spinacia oleracea cultivar Varoflay chromosome 6, BTI_SOV_V1, whole genome shotgun sequence harbors:
- the LOC110803953 gene encoding LOW QUALITY PROTEIN: acyl-protein thioesterase 1-like (The sequence of the model RefSeq protein was modified relative to this genomic sequence to represent the inferred CDS: inserted 1 base in 1 codon; substituted 1 base at 1 genomic stop codon) produces FGIGGFSMSVVVGLXSASCFAVGKYATGNFYPINLRAIVGLSGWLPSARNLRNKMGGSYDAATRAASLPIFICNGKSDEVVAYKFGEKYAQALTSGGFXNLTFKSHDGLGHYTIPMEMDEVCNFLVSWLGLECVLWI; encoded by the exons TTTGGTATTGGAGGATTTAGTATGAGTGTTGTTGTTGGGC ACTCAGCATCCTGTTTTGCTGTTGGGAAATACGCTACTGGAAACTTCTACCCGATTAATTTGAGGGCAATAGTTGGACTTAGTGGTTGGCTTCCAAGTGCAAG GAACTTGAGGAACAAGATGGGAGGTTCATATGATGCTGCAACGAGGGCCGCGTCCTTGCCAATTTTCATCTGTAATGGAAAAT CTGATGAAGTAGTTGCATATAAATTTGGGGAGAAATATGCACAAGCCTTGACTTCAGGTGGATTTTGAAATCTCACATTCAAAAGCCATGATGG TCTTGGACATTATACAATACCCATGGAGATGGATGAAGTCTGTAATTTCTTGGTATCCTGGTTGGGACTTGAATGTGTATTATggatctag